The Ancylobacter sp. SL191 nucleotide sequence ATGGACGGCCCGACCCTGCTCAAGGAGCTGCGCGGCACGCATCCCGACATAAAGGTGATATTCATGTCGGGCTATGCCGAGGAGGCCTTCGCCAAGAACCTGCCGGAGGGTGCGGATTTCGGCTTCCTGCCGAAACCCTTCACGCTCAAGCAGCTTATCGAGGCGGTCAAGAAGAGCATGGGGCGCAGCGACTAGGCTGCGTCCGCTTCACCAGTTCGGAGATACCGCATGAGCACCGCGACCGATCCCGTCTTCAAGGCCCTGTCCGCCGACCGCGCGGCGCGGGCGTCGCAGAAGGTCGCGGCGCTGTTCGCCCAGGATGGCGAGCGCTTCGCGCGCTTCTCGGCCACCTTCGAGGACGTGCTGCTCGACTTTTCCAAATGCTCGCTGTCGGCCGACACACTCGCTTTGCTGATCGACCTTGCCCGCGCGGCGGGCGTCGAGGAGAAGCGCGCGGCGATGTGCGCGGGCGTGCATATCAACCTCACCGAGGACCGCGCCGTGTTGCACACGGCGCTGCGCAACCGCAGCGCGACGCCGTTCCATGTGGACGGGCAGGATGTGCGCGGCGATGTCGCCAAGGTGCTGGCCGATATGGGCGCCTTCGCCGAGGGCATCCGTTCGGGCACGCTCACCGGCGCGACCGGCAAGGCGATCACCGACATCATCAATATCGGCATTGGCGGCTCGGATCTCGGGCCGGTAATGGCGACGCAGGCGCTGGCGCCCTATCACGACGGTCCGCGCGCGCATTACGTCTCCAATGTCGACGGCGCACATCTCTTCGACACTATCAAGCCGCTCGATCCGGCGACCACGCTGGTGATCGTCGCCTCCAAGACCTTCACCACGCAGGAGACGATGGCCAATGCCGCCAGCGCCCGGCGCTGGGTGGTCGAGGCGCTCGGCGAGGCGGCGGTGGGGCACCATTTCGCGGCGGTCTCCACCGCGCTCGACAAGGTGGCGGCCTTCGGCATCGCGCCCGACCGGGTGTTCGGCTTCTGGGATTGGGTCGGCGGGCGCTATTCGGTGTGGTCGGCGATCGGCCTGCCGGTGATGATCGCCATAGGCCCGGAGAATTTCGGCCGCTTCCTCGATGGCGGCCACGCCATGGACGAGCATTTCCGCACCGCGCCGCTGGCGCAGAACCTGCCGGTGCTGCTCGGCCTCGTCGGCATCTGGCACCGCGATGTGTGCGGCTATGCCACCCGCGCGGTCATTCCCTATGACCAGCACCTTGCCCGCCTGCCGGCCTATCTCCAGCAGCTTGACATGGAGAGCAACGGCAAGCGCGTGACGCTCGAGGGCACCGAGGTCGCCCATGACACCGGCCCGGTGGTGTGGGGCGAGCCGGGCACCAATGGCCAGCACGCCTTCTTCCAGCTCATCCATCAGGGCACCAGCCCGATCCCGGTCGAGTTCCTCATCGCCGCCAAGGGCCATGGCGAGGATGCGCTGCCCGGCCTGAAGCGCCAGCACGCCATGCTCATCGCCA carries:
- the pgi gene encoding glucose-6-phosphate isomerase; this encodes MSTATDPVFKALSADRAARASQKVAALFAQDGERFARFSATFEDVLLDFSKCSLSADTLALLIDLARAAGVEEKRAAMCAGVHINLTEDRAVLHTALRNRSATPFHVDGQDVRGDVAKVLADMGAFAEGIRSGTLTGATGKAITDIINIGIGGSDLGPVMATQALAPYHDGPRAHYVSNVDGAHLFDTIKPLDPATTLVIVASKTFTTQETMANAASARRWVVEALGEAAVGHHFAAVSTALDKVAAFGIAPDRVFGFWDWVGGRYSVWSAIGLPVMIAIGPENFGRFLDGGHAMDEHFRTAPLAQNLPVLLGLVGIWHRDVCGYATRAVIPYDQHLARLPAYLQQLDMESNGKRVTLEGTEVAHDTGPVVWGEPGTNGQHAFFQLIHQGTSPIPVEFLIAAKGHGEDALPGLKRQHAMLIANCLAQSEALMRGRTLEEAKAQLLAAGRDEASASKIAPHRVFPGNRPSVTIAYERLDPYTLGRLIALYEHRVFVEGAIWNINSFDQWGVELGKELASTLLPAVESGQASPDLSASAAGLLAHLTGR